In the Victivallis sp. Marseille-Q1083 genome, one interval contains:
- a CDS encoding phage portal protein, which produces MDIDIDKACFTFGEPEPVHGERILDYLGVFPTPCGEYYVPPIDLWGLAKMRSANGQHGSCIVFRRNQTAKTYISGPLPVADLRANLIDLLTFGNSYLLVERNRLGGIAGLRHLPGLNMRVKADGVKLRRLLNGGRYQDYTPDQVLHLKEYDPCQQIYGIPDWIGGLQSALLNQDATLFRRRYFVNGAHLGYILYSRDPKLQPALRDALLEKFRDGKGVGNFKSVFLHIPNGGENAFQLMNIGDISQKDEFANVKNISADDVRAAHRVPPVLMGLAPEGAGSLGDPVKVAKVYVSTEVVALAQNYLDLNSRLPKNLQFKFNFEVKEYE; this is translated from the coding sequence ATGGATATTGACATTGACAAGGCGTGTTTCACATTCGGGGAGCCGGAGCCGGTGCACGGCGAACGGATCCTGGACTATCTGGGGGTATTCCCGACGCCGTGCGGCGAATACTACGTGCCGCCGATCGACCTGTGGGGCCTGGCGAAAATGCGCAGCGCCAACGGCCAGCACGGCAGTTGCATTGTGTTCCGGCGCAATCAAACGGCAAAAACCTATATTTCCGGGCCGTTGCCGGTGGCGGATTTGCGCGCGAACTTGATTGATTTATTGACGTTCGGCAATTCATACTTGCTGGTGGAACGCAACCGGCTGGGCGGCATTGCCGGATTGCGCCATCTGCCGGGACTGAACATGCGGGTCAAGGCCGACGGAGTGAAGCTGCGCCGGCTGCTGAACGGCGGCCGGTATCAGGACTATACGCCCGACCAGGTGCTGCACCTGAAAGAGTACGATCCCTGCCAGCAGATTTACGGGATTCCGGACTGGATAGGCGGATTGCAGTCGGCGCTGCTGAATCAAGACGCCACATTGTTCCGGCGTCGCTATTTCGTCAACGGCGCTCATTTGGGGTATATCCTCTACTCACGCGATCCGAAGCTGCAGCCGGCGCTGCGCGATGCTTTGCTGGAAAAATTTCGCGACGGCAAAGGCGTCGGCAACTTCAAATCGGTTTTTCTGCATATTCCGAACGGCGGCGAAAACGCTTTTCAGTTGATGAACATCGGCGACATTTCGCAGAAAGACGAATTTGCGAATGTGAAAAACATTTCGGCCGACGACGTGCGGGCCGCGCACCGGGTGCCGCCGGTGCTGATGGGGCTGGCTCCGGAGGGAGCCGGCAGCCTCGGCGACCCGGTCAAGGTGGCGAAAGTGTACGTCTCGACCGAAGTGGTGGCGCTGGCCCAGAATTATCTGGATCTGAACAGCCGTTTGCCGAAAAATCTGCAATTCAAGTTTAATTTCGAGGTGAAAGAATATGAATGA
- a CDS encoding phage tail protein, with protein sequence MDIKLKFWQNGPVLRNVAAVAGAMFDRLRAALDRLSALADAESCPQPVLALLAWHRGVTRLSGEGDALFRRRVKHAFANSLDAGSVVGFMRIWERLELGSLVQHERTDGRDWDVIVVQLDDAKFAPYRGLFEQLVALYGRTCRRYILEQPATPGQLGVRPFVIDCTTNNFKAVY encoded by the coding sequence GTGGATATCAAACTGAAATTCTGGCAGAACGGGCCGGTGCTCCGGAACGTGGCGGCGGTCGCCGGCGCGATGTTCGACCGGTTGCGGGCGGCGCTCGATCGGCTGTCGGCGCTGGCCGATGCGGAGAGTTGTCCACAGCCGGTGCTGGCGCTGCTCGCCTGGCACCGCGGCGTCACCAGGCTGTCCGGTGAAGGCGACGCGCTTTTCCGGCGCCGGGTCAAACACGCGTTCGCCAATTCGCTGGACGCCGGAAGCGTCGTCGGCTTCATGCGGATCTGGGAACGGCTGGAGCTCGGCAGCCTGGTGCAGCATGAGCGCACCGACGGCCGGGACTGGGACGTGATCGTCGTACAGCTTGACGACGCGAAATTCGCGCCGTACCGTGGGTTGTTTGAACAGCTGGTGGCGCTTTACGGCCGCACCTGCCGCCGTTATATCCTTGAACAGCCGGCGACGCCGGGGCAGCTCGGCGTCCGGCCGTTCGTTATTGATTGCACAACCAATAATTTCAAGGCGGTTTATTGA